ACACATCTTTCTGCTTCATGCTTTTACTCCACTGGACGAATAATAGTCGGCGCAGCTGGCTTCTCTGGCTCAAAAATAGCAGCAAATGCTTTTTCTAAAGTTTCTGCCATCACAATTCGATTTTCGTAGGCAACAATGACTGTAACAAATGTTGGCAAACTATTGTGTTCTGCTTCTAAATATAAAGGTTCAACATACAAAAGAGATTGTTCAATAGGAATTACTAAAAGATTTCCTTGAACCACTTTTGAACCTTCACGGTTCCACAAAGTAATCTTTTGAGAAATTACCGGATCTTGGTTGATTAATGCTTCAATTTGTTGAGTTCCGTAGACTAATAATTGTTTCGGAAATTCATATAGTAACAATTTGCCGTAGTTCTGGCCATCAGAACGTGCTGCTAACCAAGCAATTAAATTTGCACGTTGATTGGGCTTAAAAGGTAACAGTAAAATAAATTCTTCTGTTTGTGCTTGTGGCAATTTCATGATCAGGTAATATGGTTCTACCGATTGTTGTTCGTTACCATAAATTTCTGTCGGTATTTCCCACAAGTCTTCTCGGTTGTAAAATACCTGTGCATCGGTCATGTGATAAGTCAGCAACCGTTCTGATTGAATGCGAAAAAAGTCTCCTGGGTAGCGAATATGACTACGAAGGGCAGCTGGCATAGTTTCTAGGGGTTTAAGCATTCGAGGAAAAATGTTCCCCAAAGTTGTGATTACTGGATCTGTGGGGTCAGCAACATAGAAATCTACTGTGCCATTGTAAGCATCAACAACTACTTTGACGGAATTACGAATGTAATTAAATGGATTTTGACCAGGATCAGAATAAGGATAGCGATCGCTTGTGGTGTAAGCGTCAATAATCCAGTAAAGATTTGTTGATTGACCTGTAACAGTTGTCCCTCCGCCATGTGCAGCAACTAAGTAGGGATCGCTGTCAAAACGTAAAAAAGGCGCGATCGCTTCTACTCTTTCTCGAATATTACGACGAAATAATAATTTAGTTTGAGGATTAAAGTTGCGCGTCAGCAGCATTTGCCAATCTTTGAGATATTCAGCAAACAGCAACCGTCGCCACATTGCACTAATAGAAATCCCGCCCTGTCCATCGTAGATGTTATAGACATTCTCGTTACCACTGGGATAATCTAATTCTTGGGTTTTTGTCCCAGTCATCACGTAAGTATTAGTAATTTCCCCATAATAAATGCGTGGTTGGGTAATAGGAATACTGGCACGAATTTCTGCTGTGGTGATTTGTAAAGTTCCTTGACTGTCTGTATCTTCAACACCAATATCTTTAACGTAGTAATAGGGTAATCCACCAGGACCAACAAGATTGACTGGACTCAGTGTAAATCCATATCCATGAGTATAAATTAGATGTTTATTTATCCAAGTCTGTGCCTGCTGGGGAACATCGCCGTAATCTAGTTCTCGCGCTGCGATAATAGTTTGTTGATATTCTGTTGTTTTATTTTGAACACTTCGCAATAAAGTATAACGGTCAATATCAGCACCAGGAAACTTGTAATATGGTCGGATTTGTTGCAACTGACGATTTGTCTGTAACAAAGGACGAGTATCCCACAAACGGATATTACCAATTGTTTGCTCATTGGCCCTTAAGTCAGCTGCGGTCAGTTGATCTTGTGGATCAAAAGTTTCTGCATTGATCGCATCTAATTTAAATGCTTTGCGGGTCAACGCAATAGTACGAGCAATATAAGGTCTTTCCTGTGCTAATTCATTGGGTTGGACAACTAGGCGCTGGATAATTGTAGGCAACAATTCCCCAGAAACCCCTGCGACAACTAGGTACAATACGAGCAAGTAGACTAACTGGCGTGGAAAGGGAATCGGTCTTAATCTGGTTTTGTGGCGTCTGGATAAAATATATATTCGCCATAGTAAGTAAACTGCGATCGCTACAGCCAACACACTCAGTCCAGTGTAAATTGGTAACTGTACCTTGACCTCTGTGTAGCTAGCACCAAAGTTAAATCCACTCTTAGAGTATAAAAGTTCGTAGCGTAACAACCAATAGTGCAAACTTACCGCTAGCATGAACAAACTTGTTAAGCCATTTAAATGGAGTCGCTGCGGTACAGAAAACCCAGGAAACCACCCCTCACTTAAACTATTAGACGAACGCAGATAAATTAAAGATACAGAAGCAATACTGTATACAAAAATTCCTAAAAACCAAAATTTCAAAAGTTCCCAAATTGGTAGGGAGAATACGTAAAAACTAATATCT
Above is a genomic segment from Fischerella sp. JS2 containing:
- a CDS encoding UPF0182 family protein encodes the protein MNRIFRVIALLLGLWLLFELASRFVAEILWFDEVGYLQEFLLRLQTQIGLWAIAFLLSISFLLGNLVIAHRLKYPSGKMGKAGVPTPPREWGLEVKGQWGRFDAQSFDAQSMDERFSASSRLPIFASSTLKLRLLIPAVVGLSALAGVVLIYYAQTAFDLWFVNIKLPTLSWQLPPLLQFFSLLLRTEEIRISAVNAGLLVGLTIAILINHQFCLKAIAVLISLLLAFLLSARWVTVLQFFQATSFNSTDPLFQRDISFYVFSLPIWELLKFWFLGIFVYSIASVSLIYLRSSNSLSEGWFPGFSVPQRLHLNGLTSLFMLAVSLHYWLLRYELLYSKSGFNFGASYTEVKVQLPIYTGLSVLAVAIAVYLLWRIYILSRRHKTRLRPIPFPRQLVYLLVLYLVVAGVSGELLPTIIQRLVVQPNELAQERPYIARTIALTRKAFKLDAINAETFDPQDQLTAADLRANEQTIGNIRLWDTRPLLQTNRQLQQIRPYYKFPGADIDRYTLLRSVQNKTTEYQQTIIAARELDYGDVPQQAQTWINKHLIYTHGYGFTLSPVNLVGPGGLPYYYVKDIGVEDTDSQGTLQITTAEIRASIPITQPRIYYGEITNTYVMTGTKTQELDYPSGNENVYNIYDGQGGISISAMWRRLLFAEYLKDWQMLLTRNFNPQTKLLFRRNIRERVEAIAPFLRFDSDPYLVAAHGGGTTVTGQSTNLYWIIDAYTTSDRYPYSDPGQNPFNYIRNSVKVVVDAYNGTVDFYVADPTDPVITTLGNIFPRMLKPLETMPAALRSHIRYPGDFFRIQSERLLTYHMTDAQVFYNREDLWEIPTEIYGNEQQSVEPYYLIMKLPQAQTEEFILLLPFKPNQRANLIAWLAARSDGQNYGKLLLYEFPKQLLVYGTQQIEALINQDPVISQKITLWNREGSKVVQGNLLVIPIEQSLLYVEPLYLEAEHNSLPTFVTVIVAYENRIVMAETLEKAFAAIFEPEKPAAPTIIRPVE